The Candidatus Palauibacter australiensis DNA window CTCCTGCGCGGCCAGCGGCGTCTCGACGGGCAGCGCGAGCGCGGCGACGGAAAGAACGAGGGCGGTGGACAGGGAACGCATCTGAAACCTCGATACCAAGAGTGAACAGGACTCCGTGTCATCATATGCCCTCCAAGGTGCGCGAACGATAGGCCCGAACTAGCGTAGTCTCGGATGCTACCGGGAGAGTTCATGGTTCGACGCGTGAAACTGCGGCGCATGGGCGGGTCCATCGGTGTCACGCTGCCAGAAGACATGGTGCAACGCCTCCACCTCGAGGCGGGGGACGAAGTGCTCGCGGTCGAGACGGCGAGCGGGATCCTGCTGACCCCCCACGACCCGGATGTGGACGACGGACTCGCCATCGCGGTCGAGGCTCGGAAGCGATACCGAAGGGCGCTGCGAGACCTCGCGAAGTGACCCGAAGCGGGTGAAGCGCGGCCGGAGACACAACGCCCCCGAGGCCTCCTCGGGGCGGGCGAGTATCTCGCTCCGTGCTGTGACGCTCACTTCTCGATCTCCAGCGCAGTGAGCACCCGCTCGACTGCACCGACCGTCTTCCGAACGTCGCCGGATCCGGTGGCCCAGCAACAGACGCTGATCCGCATCGCGCGCATGCCGCGCCAATCGGTGCCCCCGAACCATGCCGTTCCCTCGGCCTGAATGGCAGCGATCACGCGGTCGGTGAATCCGTCGTGGTCGGAACCTGCGGGGTCCCGAAAACGCACCAGCGCCTGATTGATGACCGCGGGTGAGAGGACCTCGGCACCGGGAAGGGAGCCGATGCCCTCTACGAGGTTCGCTGCGGCATCGCTGCATCGCTCGACGACTTCGGCGATTCCGCGGCGGCCGAGCGCCTTCACAGCGGCGTACACCGGGACTCCTCGCCCGCGCCGGGACCACTCGGGGTTCCAATCGAGCTGATCCCGAGCGGTAGCGGCGTGGGTCAGGTACGGAGCCCGGACGCTCATGGCACCGCGATGGGCCTCCGGGTGGCGGATAGCTACGAAGCCGATATCGAAGGGCGTGTTGAGCCACTTGTGGGCATCGGTCGCCCACGAGTCGGCCTCATCGACACCTTCGAGTAAGTGGGCGAAATGCGGCGACACCTTCGCCCATAGCCCGAACGCGCCATCAACATGCACCCACGTGTTGCCACGCGAGCGACAGAGCGGGATCACGGTCCGGAAGTCATCGAAATTGCCGGTGTTGATATCGCCGGCAGAGAGACAGACCGCCACCGGGGCGCCCTCCAGCTCAGTAAGCAACACGTCGAGAGCCGCAACATCCAGCCGGTCGGCCGTGGTGGGCACGGCGTGAAGATGCTTCGATCCGATCCCCAGTATCCGCACTGCCCGGTCCACCGAGTGGTGTCCGTGCGTGCCCGTGACGACGTGCATCTGGGGGGCGGTCCCAAGCCCCTCGCGCTCTGGATCATGTCCGCGGCCGAGAAGCAGGTGACGGCGGGCGGCGGCCAGCGCCGTCACGTGAGCGAGTTGGCATCCAGAGGGAAAGGCGAACGACGAATGGTCGGGAAGCCCCAACAGTTCGATGACCCAGCGGCCGGCGATCTCCTCGATCACCGCTTCGGCAGGGGAGCAGGCCGCCAAAGCCGCGTTCTGATCCCAGGTGGACACCAGCCAGTCCGCCGCCAGCGCCGCCGGATGAGCGCCACCGATGACCCATCCGTAGAACCGGCCACCGGCGCATCCAAGCAGTCCGCCCTCCACGTTCGCGACGAGATCGCCGATGACGGACACGGCATCCGATGGATCCTCCGGCAGCGGGCCGTCGAGGCTGTGCCGCAACTCCGGCGGAGTG harbors:
- a CDS encoding AbrB/MazE/SpoVT family DNA-binding domain-containing protein — translated: MVRRVKLRRMGGSIGVTLPEDMVQRLHLEAGDEVLAVETASGILLTPHDPDVDDGLAIAVEARKRYRRALRDLAK
- a CDS encoding pyridoxal-dependent decarboxylase, translating into MTRLLPTDENRPHVPNVTPAEPALRAAADHAIDWLAGVDRRPVAASRTPPELRHSLDGPLPEDPSDAVSVIGDLVANVEGGLLGCAGGRFYGWVIGGAHPAALAADWLVSTWDQNAALAACSPAEAVIEEIAGRWVIELLGLPDHSSFAFPSGCQLAHVTALAAARRHLLLGRGHDPEREGLGTAPQMHVVTGTHGHHSVDRAVRILGIGSKHLHAVPTTADRLDVAALDVLLTELEGAPVAVCLSAGDINTGNFDDFRTVIPLCRSRGNTWVHVDGAFGLWAKVSPHFAHLLEGVDEADSWATDAHKWLNTPFDIGFVAIRHPEAHRGAMSVRAPYLTHAATARDQLDWNPEWSRRGRGVPVYAAVKALGRRGIAEVVERCSDAAANLVEGIGSLPGAEVLSPAVINQALVRFRDPAGSDHDGFTDRVIAAIQAEGTAWFGGTDWRGMRAMRISVCCWATGSGDVRKTVGAVERVLTALEIEK